One genomic region from Pseudoduganella dura encodes:
- a CDS encoding TonB-dependent receptor, with protein MLKETTLSRSVRLICAAGAVGLFALPAHSQTAAPEDQPVQRVQITGSAIKRIDAETAVPVTVVKMEDMKAQGITTVEQVLSTVSAMQATQGTSQVVGLGTGGASFADMRGIGENKTLVLLNGRRLANNAFDSSAPDLNMIPFAAIERVEVLRDGASSLYGSDAVGGVINFITRKDFTGGIVTVGGDSPHHQGGQSLNTNIGLGYGNLDTDGWNFFAMGDFQKQRAIGGLDRDFNTRYAGGLSGSTSPANYYQAGDSGNPASPSCTSAPNLVPDGTSCKMTTSSFVDYVPRSERATGLFKGTLKLPNNHELGLEYLVSRSKVESAIAPVPYGGLIMNRTLANGSLNPYYPGNPGAVTPNIELDPAFTGETGLPEGAQPGYINVMWRNLPGGSRADENINRQQRFVASLSGNVAGWDYQTALSYNENKVKVNLNGYSDGNIITQGVLDGVINPFGDQTAAGLDLIRSAALNGNIQNAKGTTKTLDFNASRELSDWLGAGRSAALAVGAVASRENFVMASNTEYAEKVVASTGIDPTAHNEGSRNVYAAYAELNVPLLKTLDVTAAVRYDKYSDFGNSTNPKVSFRWQPAQEVLVRGSYSTGFRAPSLYEINSSQTYTNTATQNDPVNCPNGTPIPGKGSATNCRVQFQKLLGGNQNLDPEESKNATLGIVYEGVKNLTLSADLWAIKLEHQIDSLSEDDVFANGAKYAALYHRNAAGNLSIDGSQCVTVTNCGYVDLRTQNLGNIKTHGVDLAAQYRLRTGAYGTYNFALNSTWVHGFKYQASEGGEWIDRLGAYRGTGPVFRWQNTANLRWNLRELSAGLTANYKSGYLDADNAFEENHRVASYTTFDGYLSWTQPKGYAITYGVRNLFDREPPLSYQEDTFQAGYDPRFASATGRTFYVRASYSF; from the coding sequence ATGTTGAAAGAAACCACCCTGTCCCGTTCGGTCAGGCTGATCTGCGCCGCTGGCGCCGTTGGCCTGTTCGCCCTTCCCGCCCATTCGCAAACGGCCGCGCCCGAGGACCAGCCGGTCCAGCGCGTGCAGATCACCGGTTCGGCGATCAAGCGCATCGATGCGGAAACCGCCGTGCCCGTCACCGTCGTTAAGATGGAAGACATGAAGGCCCAGGGCATCACCACCGTGGAGCAGGTGCTGTCCACCGTCTCGGCCATGCAGGCCACGCAGGGCACCAGCCAGGTCGTGGGCCTGGGCACCGGCGGCGCCTCGTTCGCCGACATGCGCGGCATCGGCGAGAACAAGACGCTGGTGCTGCTGAACGGCCGCCGCCTGGCGAACAACGCGTTCGACAGCTCGGCGCCCGACCTGAACATGATTCCGTTCGCGGCGATCGAACGGGTGGAAGTGCTGCGCGACGGCGCTTCGTCGCTGTACGGTTCCGACGCCGTGGGCGGCGTGATCAACTTCATCACCAGGAAAGACTTCACCGGTGGCATCGTGACGGTCGGCGGCGATTCGCCGCACCACCAGGGCGGCCAGAGCCTGAACACCAATATCGGCCTGGGCTATGGCAATCTGGACACGGACGGCTGGAACTTCTTCGCCATGGGCGACTTCCAGAAGCAGCGCGCCATCGGCGGCCTGGACCGCGATTTCAACACGCGTTACGCGGGCGGTCTGTCGGGTAGCACGAGTCCGGCCAACTACTACCAGGCCGGCGATTCCGGCAATCCGGCCTCGCCGAGCTGTACCAGCGCGCCGAACCTGGTGCCGGACGGTACCAGCTGCAAGATGACGACGTCGAGCTTCGTCGACTACGTGCCGCGCTCCGAGCGCGCCACCGGCCTGTTCAAGGGCACCCTGAAGCTGCCGAACAACCACGAGCTGGGCCTGGAATACCTGGTCAGCCGCAGCAAGGTGGAAAGCGCGATCGCGCCGGTGCCGTACGGCGGCCTGATCATGAACCGCACGCTGGCCAACGGTTCGCTCAACCCTTACTACCCGGGCAATCCTGGCGCCGTAACGCCGAACATCGAGCTCGATCCGGCCTTCACCGGCGAAACGGGCCTGCCCGAAGGCGCCCAGCCCGGCTACATCAACGTAATGTGGCGTAACCTGCCGGGCGGCTCGCGCGCCGACGAAAACATCAACCGCCAGCAGCGCTTCGTCGCTTCGCTGTCCGGCAACGTGGCCGGCTGGGATTACCAGACCGCGCTGTCGTACAACGAGAACAAGGTCAAGGTCAACCTGAATGGCTACAGCGACGGCAACATCATCACCCAGGGTGTGCTCGATGGCGTGATCAATCCGTTCGGCGACCAGACCGCGGCGGGCCTGGACCTGATCCGGTCCGCTGCGCTGAACGGCAATATCCAGAACGCCAAGGGCACCACCAAGACGCTGGACTTCAACGCCAGCCGCGAACTGTCCGACTGGCTTGGCGCCGGCCGTTCCGCCGCGCTGGCCGTGGGCGCCGTGGCGAGCCGCGAGAACTTCGTGATGGCGTCGAACACCGAGTACGCCGAGAAAGTGGTGGCCAGCACGGGCATCGATCCGACCGCGCATAACGAAGGTTCGCGCAATGTCTATGCCGCGTACGCCGAGCTGAACGTGCCGCTGCTGAAGACGCTCGATGTGACCGCTGCCGTGCGCTACGACAAATACAGCGACTTCGGCAACAGCACCAATCCGAAGGTCAGCTTCCGCTGGCAGCCGGCGCAGGAAGTGCTGGTGCGCGGTTCGTATTCGACGGGCTTCCGCGCGCCGTCGTTGTACGAGATCAACTCCTCGCAGACCTATACCAACACGGCCACGCAGAACGATCCGGTGAACTGCCCGAACGGCACGCCGATCCCCGGCAAGGGTTCGGCCACCAACTGCCGCGTGCAGTTCCAGAAACTGCTGGGCGGTAACCAGAACCTGGATCCGGAAGAGTCGAAGAACGCCACGCTGGGCATCGTCTACGAAGGCGTGAAGAACCTGACGCTGTCGGCCGACCTGTGGGCGATCAAGCTGGAACACCAGATCGACAGCCTGTCCGAGGACGACGTGTTCGCCAACGGCGCCAAGTACGCCGCGCTGTACCACCGCAACGCGGCCGGCAACCTGTCGATCGACGGTTCGCAGTGCGTGACGGTCACCAACTGCGGCTATGTCGACCTGCGCACGCAGAACCTGGGCAACATCAAGACCCACGGCGTCGACCTGGCCGCCCAGTACCGCCTGCGCACCGGCGCCTACGGCACGTACAACTTCGCGCTGAACAGCACGTGGGTGCACGGCTTCAAGTACCAGGCCTCCGAAGGCGGCGAATGGATCGACCGCCTGGGCGCCTACCGCGGCACCGGCCCGGTGTTCCGCTGGCAGAACACCGCCAACCTGCGCTGGAACCTGCGCGAGCTGAGCGCCGGCCTGACGGCGAACTACAAGTCGGGCTACCTGGACGCGGACAACGCCTTCGAGGAAAACCACCGCGTGGCGTCGTACACCACGTTCGACGGCTACCTGTCGTGGACGCAGCCGAAGGGCTACGCGATCACGTACGGCGTGCGCAACCTGTTCGACCGCGAACCGCCGCTGTCCTACCAGGAAGACACCTTCCAGGCCGGCTACGACCCGCGTTTCGCCTCGGCGACCGGCCGTACTTTCTACGTGCGCGCTTCGTACAGCTTCTAA
- a CDS encoding thioredoxin fold domain-containing protein, whose translation MKHYTMAGMATISLSLAGALLSANATASPETARQNLVANMRQAGLDTTQMAGAKAAPTPIRHLYSLSDSQGKFLSLINEAGTFFGGTGGYQVIQATGLPRKMTDGEMAALRREMMDNLDVGKLIKVQYGDGGGRKILLFSAIDCPACHSFETVTAKIGKLDTTYYVMPGTLQDIAQGGLQKMETVTRIWCAADNEAAWKNFWANKTVPDARSCDIDPKSAERSYVLLRDILYSVGIKVVGTPTVIREDGTILKRPKEIEAFRNAFGPAGLAGLPASPAPVWLADAGLVAGGTAVAAPASPAAQPGKINTKDVLMKLFK comes from the coding sequence ATGAAGCACTACACAATGGCCGGAATGGCGACGATCTCCCTTTCACTGGCCGGCGCCCTGCTTTCGGCGAATGCGACAGCCAGTCCGGAGACGGCCCGCCAGAACCTGGTTGCCAACATGCGCCAGGCAGGGCTCGACACGACGCAGATGGCGGGCGCGAAGGCGGCGCCCACGCCGATCAGGCACCTGTATTCGCTCAGCGATTCGCAAGGCAAATTCCTGTCGTTGATCAATGAAGCGGGCACCTTCTTCGGCGGCACCGGCGGCTACCAGGTCATCCAGGCAACGGGCTTGCCGCGAAAAATGACGGATGGCGAAATGGCGGCATTACGCCGCGAGATGATGGACAACCTCGATGTCGGCAAGCTGATCAAGGTGCAGTATGGCGACGGCGGCGGCCGGAAAATCCTGCTCTTTTCGGCCATCGATTGCCCCGCGTGTCACAGCTTCGAAACCGTCACCGCCAAGATCGGCAAGCTGGACACGACGTACTACGTGATGCCGGGCACCCTGCAGGACATCGCCCAGGGCGGGCTGCAAAAGATGGAAACGGTAACCCGTATCTGGTGTGCCGCGGATAACGAAGCCGCCTGGAAAAACTTCTGGGCAAACAAGACGGTGCCGGATGCGCGCAGTTGCGATATCGATCCGAAGTCGGCGGAGCGCAGCTATGTGCTGCTGCGCGACATCCTGTATTCGGTGGGCATCAAGGTGGTCGGAACGCCTACCGTCATCCGCGAGGATGGCACGATCCTCAAGCGCCCGAAGGAAATCGAGGCATTCCGCAACGCCTTCGGCCCTGCCGGCCTGGCCGGCCTGCCCGCATCCCCGGCGCCGGTGTGGCTTGCCGATGCCGGCCTGGTTGCCGGCGGCACGGCCGTTGCAGCGCCGGCCAGCCCCGCCGCGCAGCCGGGCAAGATCAACACGAAGGATGTATTGATGAAGCTGTTCAAATAA
- the gap gene encoding type I glyceraldehyde-3-phosphate dehydrogenase yields MTIKVAINGYGRIGRNVLRAFYEGGKKQDIQIVAINDLGNAQSNAHLTRYDTAHGKFNGTVEVDGDFMIVNGDKIRVFAQRNPSEIPWGELGVDVVLECTGFFTTKEKASAHLKGGAKKVIISAPGGKDVDATIVFGVNEGVLKASDTVISNASCTTNCLAPLVKPLNDTIGLENGLMTTVHSYTNDQVLTDVMHEDLRRARSATQSMIPTKTGAAAAVGLVLPELNGKLDGFAIRVPTINVSLVDLSFIAKRDTTVEEVNQIMKDASEGALKGVLTYQTEPLVSVDFNHNPASSNFDATLTKVSGRLVKVSSWYDNEWGFSNRMLDTTVALFNAK; encoded by the coding sequence ATGACGATCAAGGTAGCTATCAACGGCTATGGCCGTATCGGCCGCAACGTGCTGCGCGCTTTCTACGAAGGCGGCAAGAAACAGGACATCCAGATCGTGGCCATCAACGATCTGGGCAACGCGCAGTCGAACGCGCACCTGACCCGCTACGACACGGCCCATGGCAAGTTCAACGGCACCGTGGAAGTCGACGGCGATTTCATGATCGTCAACGGCGACAAGATCCGCGTGTTCGCGCAGCGTAACCCTTCGGAAATTCCATGGGGCGAGCTGGGCGTGGACGTCGTGCTGGAGTGCACCGGCTTCTTCACCACCAAGGAAAAGGCTTCGGCCCACCTGAAGGGCGGCGCCAAGAAAGTCATCATCTCCGCACCGGGCGGCAAGGATGTCGACGCGACGATCGTCTTCGGCGTCAACGAAGGCGTGCTGAAGGCGTCGGACACCGTGATCTCGAACGCATCGTGCACCACCAACTGCCTGGCCCCGCTGGTCAAGCCGCTGAACGACACGATCGGCCTGGAAAACGGCCTGATGACCACCGTGCACTCGTACACCAACGACCAGGTGCTGACCGACGTGATGCATGAAGACCTGCGCCGCGCCCGTTCCGCCACCCAGTCGATGATCCCGACCAAGACCGGCGCCGCCGCCGCTGTCGGCCTGGTGCTGCCGGAACTGAACGGCAAGCTGGACGGCTTCGCGATCCGCGTGCCGACCATCAACGTGTCGCTGGTCGACCTGTCGTTCATCGCCAAGCGCGACACCACCGTCGAAGAAGTCAACCAGATCATGAAGGATGCTTCCGAAGGCGCGCTGAAAGGCGTGCTGACGTACCAGACCGAACCGCTGGTCTCGGTGGACTTCAACCACAACCCGGCATCGTCGAACTTCGACGCCACGCTGACGAAAGTCTCCGGCCGCCTGGTGAAGGTCTCGTCGTGGTACGACAACGAGTGGGGCTTCTCGAACCGCATGCTGGACACCACCGTCGCGCTGTTCAACGCGAAGTAA
- the tkt gene encoding transketolase: protein MNAKLPHTQMANAIRALAMDAVQKANSGHPGMPMGMAEIAVALWSGHHRHSPANPKWVNRDRFLLSNGHGSMLHYALLHLSGYDVSMDDIRGFRQLHSKTPGHPEVDITPGVETTTGPLGQGLANAVGMALAEWLLANEFNKPGHDVVDHYTYAFVGDGCLMEGISHEVCSLAGTLGLRKLIALYDDNGISIDGKVEGWFTDDTPQRFEAYGWNVIRDVDGHDVTAVDAAIEAAKKADKPTLICCKTVIGKGSPNLQGGDKVHGAALGDKEIAAVREYISWGHEPFIVPEEVTTAWDFKDKGASYETEWNTKFDAYAAAFPAEAAELKRRMNGDLPASFDDTLKAAIAACVEKKETIATRKASQNAIQALSAILPEFLGGSADLTSSNLTNWKESTNIRSGKPGNHVNYGVREFGMSAIMNGVALHGGYIPFGATFLTFSDYSRNALRMAALMKQRSIFVFTHDSIGLGEDGPTHQSVEHVSSLRLIPNLDNWRPADTVESMVAWGEAVKRKDGPSTLIFSRQNLPFQERTEQAIADIARGGYILADDADAKVVLIATGSEVELAMGAASALKAEGVAVRVVSMPSTDVFDRQDAAYKAAVLGKGIPRVAIEAGVTAFWYKYVGLEGAVVGIDTFGESAPASVLFKHFGFTVENVVAKAKAVVKV, encoded by the coding sequence ATGAACGCTAAGCTTCCCCACACCCAGATGGCCAACGCGATCCGCGCGCTGGCGATGGACGCCGTCCAGAAAGCCAACTCCGGCCACCCCGGCATGCCGATGGGCATGGCAGAGATCGCCGTCGCGCTGTGGAGCGGCCACCACCGCCACAGCCCGGCCAATCCGAAGTGGGTCAACCGCGACCGCTTCCTGCTGTCGAACGGCCACGGCTCGATGCTGCACTACGCGCTGCTGCACCTGTCCGGCTACGATGTGTCGATGGACGACATCCGCGGCTTCCGCCAGCTGCACTCGAAGACGCCGGGCCACCCGGAAGTGGACATCACGCCGGGCGTGGAAACCACCACCGGCCCGCTGGGCCAGGGCCTGGCCAACGCGGTCGGCATGGCGCTGGCCGAGTGGCTGCTGGCGAACGAGTTCAACAAGCCGGGCCATGACGTGGTCGATCACTACACGTACGCGTTCGTCGGCGACGGCTGCCTGATGGAAGGCATCTCGCACGAAGTGTGCTCGCTGGCCGGTACACTTGGTTTGCGTAAATTAATTGCGCTGTACGACGACAACGGCATCTCGATCGACGGCAAGGTGGAAGGCTGGTTCACCGACGATACGCCGCAGCGTTTCGAAGCCTACGGCTGGAACGTGATCCGCGACGTGGATGGCCATGACGTGACCGCTGTCGACGCCGCCATCGAAGCGGCCAAGAAAGCCGACAAGCCAACGCTGATCTGCTGCAAGACCGTCATCGGCAAGGGTTCGCCGAACCTGCAGGGCGGCGACAAGGTGCACGGCGCCGCGCTGGGCGACAAGGAAATCGCCGCCGTCCGCGAATACATCAGCTGGGGCCACGAGCCGTTCATCGTGCCGGAAGAAGTCACCACCGCGTGGGACTTCAAGGACAAGGGCGCTTCGTACGAAACCGAATGGAACACGAAGTTCGACGCGTATGCCGCCGCCTTCCCGGCCGAGGCTGCCGAACTGAAGCGCCGCATGAACGGCGACCTGCCGGCCAGCTTCGACGACACGCTGAAGGCCGCCATTGCCGCCTGCGTCGAGAAGAAGGAAACCATTGCCACCCGCAAGGCCTCGCAGAACGCGATCCAGGCGCTGTCGGCGATCCTGCCGGAATTCCTGGGCGGCTCGGCCGACCTGACCAGCTCGAACCTGACGAACTGGAAAGAGTCGACCAACATCCGGTCCGGCAAGCCGGGCAACCACGTCAACTACGGCGTGCGCGAATTCGGCATGAGCGCGATCATGAACGGCGTGGCCCTGCATGGCGGCTACATCCCGTTCGGCGCCACGTTCCTCACGTTCTCCGACTACAGCCGCAACGCGCTGCGCATGGCCGCGCTGATGAAGCAGCGTTCGATCTTCGTGTTCACGCACGATTCGATCGGCCTGGGCGAAGACGGCCCGACCCACCAGTCCGTCGAGCACGTCTCGTCGCTGCGCCTGATCCCGAACCTGGACAACTGGCGCCCGGCCGATACCGTCGAATCGATGGTGGCATGGGGCGAAGCGGTCAAGCGCAAGGATGGCCCGAGCACGCTGATCTTCTCGCGCCAGAACCTGCCGTTCCAGGAGCGCACCGAGCAGGCCATCGCCGACATCGCCAGGGGCGGCTACATCCTGGCCGATGACGCCGACGCGAAAGTCGTGCTGATCGCCACCGGTTCCGAAGTGGAACTGGCGATGGGCGCCGCCTCCGCGCTGAAGGCCGAAGGCGTTGCCGTGCGCGTGGTGTCGATGCCATCGACCGACGTGTTCGACCGCCAGGACGCCGCCTATAAAGCGGCCGTGCTGGGCAAGGGCATTCCGCGCGTGGCGATCGAAGCGGGCGTGACCGCTTTCTGGTACAAGTACGTGGGCCTGGAAGGCGCCGTGGTCGGTATCGACACGTTTGGCGAATCCGCGCCGGCCAGCGTGCTGTTCAAGCACTTCGGCTTCACGGTGGAGAACGTGGTGGCCAAGGCTAAAGCCGTAGTTAAAGTATAA
- a CDS encoding 16S rRNA (uracil(1498)-N(3))-methyltransferase produces the protein MPRFYIDAPLACGQLLDLPAEVAHHIHVVRLAPGDTLTLFNGAGGQYDAVLTEVGKKKATAELRAFDPREAELPYPVTLAQGLPEGTKMDWIVEKAVELGVAAVQPLAARRCVVRLSAERAEKKLEHWRGVVVAAAEQSGRNRLATVAGPAEFRDWIGTPADGPRLLLSPRGTQLLTAWARDAGPQAVTLLVGPEGGFTDEEEDAAVRGGAVMVTMGPRVLRTETAALAAVSMLAALWGGM, from the coding sequence ATGCCACGCTTTTACATCGACGCCCCCCTTGCTTGCGGCCAATTGCTGGACCTGCCGGCCGAGGTGGCGCACCACATCCACGTCGTCCGGCTCGCACCGGGCGATACGCTGACGCTGTTCAACGGCGCAGGCGGCCAGTACGACGCGGTGCTGACGGAAGTCGGCAAGAAAAAGGCGACGGCCGAGCTGCGCGCGTTCGACCCGCGCGAAGCCGAGCTGCCCTACCCCGTGACGCTGGCGCAGGGCTTGCCCGAAGGCACCAAGATGGACTGGATCGTCGAGAAGGCCGTCGAGCTGGGCGTGGCCGCCGTGCAGCCGCTGGCGGCGCGGCGCTGCGTGGTGCGCCTGTCCGCCGAGCGGGCAGAAAAAAAACTGGAGCACTGGCGCGGCGTCGTGGTGGCCGCCGCCGAGCAGAGCGGGCGCAACCGGCTGGCCACGGTGGCCGGGCCAGCCGAGTTCCGCGACTGGATCGGCACGCCGGCGGATGGGCCGCGGCTGCTGCTGTCGCCGCGCGGCACGCAATTGCTGACGGCATGGGCACGGGACGCGGGGCCGCAGGCGGTGACGCTGCTGGTGGGGCCGGAAGGCGGCTTCACGGACGAGGAAGAGGATGCCGCGGTGCGCGGCGGGGCGGTGATGGTGACGATGGGGCCGCGCGTGCTGCGCACGGAAACGGCGGCGCTGGCAGCGGTGTCGATGCTGGCGGCGCTGTGGGGCGGGATGTAA
- a CDS encoding TonB-dependent receptor — protein MAQSNAAGSVYGKVSAGAGDTIIVKSNDTNQTRTTTIEPNGTFRVTNLPIGSYTATLQKGGTAVSTTQLEVLAGSGVEAVFATGELTAVQVTGRRSRIDISNSTNGATFTARELEKLPIARTVEAIVQLAPNTTRGDPTYSAGASFGGGGASENAYYINGFAVTNPLTQLGAFELPFGAIAQAQVLTGGYGVEFGRSVGGVMNITTKSGTNTWEAGGLASITPKSTRAKYQDYYYANTGAFPTTTDGTLRLRREDNQVQQKQYSAYVGGPIIQDKLFMFAALEQTSLESSGVYLARTALTLADNGWRDYETKTNRYFFKLDYNISDNHRLEFTTLGDLPETDTQYRSYNYATRAVGSTVNSATHEEYGPFNPNGGEAKILRYVGNLTEDLTVTALFGKSEAEHIYAPEGYNPTLAQVSALPDTQVPGLNYNGGQTFSDDQPFNGARDEVISKRLDIEYRIGDHTLKAGIDNNKMKSMNAGDQLAGGALWIYGKTPTPGQSFAVPGGEVPALAGLGGYASQGYYVQRNRRSTVSNAFAGQDAQYLEDRWQVTKDIAVTVGVRREGFFNANQDGTKYIEMKNQIAPRASAVWDVKGDASFKVFGSVGRYTVQMPTMIALRGANGSLGVDEYFTYTGTDANGAPTGLTPVTGVLSANSEFGQAKDPNTVAALDMKPSFQDELTLGLEKSLTPDFNFGAKVTYRKLQSTIDDTCDGRPFEAYAAANNIAVSGDWHFACASFNPGEANDFLVDYGLNGNYTKVHLSKEDLGFDKAKRTYTALDFFLEHPYRNGWYAKVNYTLSRSKGNTEGQTLSDTSTGQGDVAATQTWDYPELMDYAYGLLPNDRKHQVKAIGFYDVTPQITVGGAAVLASGRPRSCSGTNPTTVGTDYNYQSASHYCFGATGSQNTPSPRGTVGRLPWEKTLDLNVVYRPTFIKGLALKVDVFNVLNDQNVQKVYERYNTNQARYALYEAQIYRSAPRSARFSAEYNVRFN, from the coding sequence ATGGCGCAGTCGAATGCCGCCGGTTCCGTCTATGGCAAGGTTTCCGCGGGCGCGGGCGATACGATCATCGTGAAGAGCAACGACACGAACCAGACTCGTACCACGACCATCGAGCCCAACGGCACTTTCCGCGTCACGAATCTCCCGATCGGCAGCTACACCGCTACCCTGCAAAAGGGTGGCACTGCCGTGAGCACCACGCAGCTCGAAGTGCTGGCCGGCTCGGGCGTCGAAGCCGTCTTTGCAACCGGGGAGCTGACCGCGGTCCAGGTGACCGGACGCCGCAGCCGCATCGATATTTCCAACTCCACCAATGGCGCCACGTTCACTGCGCGTGAACTGGAAAAACTGCCGATCGCCCGCACTGTCGAGGCGATCGTCCAGCTTGCACCGAATACCACGCGCGGCGACCCGACCTACTCGGCCGGCGCCAGCTTCGGTGGCGGCGGCGCCTCCGAGAATGCGTACTACATCAACGGCTTCGCTGTCACCAACCCGCTGACCCAGCTGGGTGCGTTCGAACTGCCGTTCGGCGCCATCGCCCAGGCGCAGGTGCTGACGGGTGGCTACGGTGTGGAATTCGGCCGTTCGGTCGGCGGCGTGATGAACATCACCACCAAGTCCGGCACCAACACGTGGGAAGCAGGCGGCCTGGCTTCGATCACGCCGAAGTCGACCCGCGCGAAATACCAGGATTACTATTACGCCAACACCGGCGCATTCCCGACCACCACGGATGGCACGCTGCGTCTGCGCCGCGAAGACAACCAGGTGCAGCAGAAGCAGTACTCCGCCTATGTCGGAGGCCCGATTATCCAGGACAAGCTGTTCATGTTCGCCGCCTTGGAGCAGACCAGCCTGGAAAGCAGTGGCGTGTACCTGGCGCGCACCGCGCTGACGCTGGCTGACAACGGCTGGCGCGACTACGAGACGAAGACGAACCGCTATTTCTTCAAGCTCGACTACAACATCTCCGACAACCATCGTCTTGAGTTCACGACGCTGGGTGACCTGCCGGAAACGGACACCCAGTACCGTTCGTACAATTACGCCACGCGAGCCGTGGGCAGCACCGTCAATTCGGCTACGCATGAGGAATACGGCCCGTTCAACCCGAACGGCGGCGAAGCGAAGATCCTGCGCTACGTGGGCAACCTGACGGAAGACCTGACGGTGACTGCGCTGTTCGGCAAGTCCGAGGCTGAGCACATCTATGCACCGGAAGGCTATAACCCGACCCTGGCACAGGTGTCGGCACTGCCGGATACGCAGGTGCCGGGCCTGAACTATAACGGTGGCCAGACGTTCTCCGACGACCAGCCATTCAACGGCGCGCGTGACGAAGTCATCTCGAAGCGCCTGGATATCGAATACCGCATTGGCGACCACACGCTGAAGGCCGGTATCGATAACAACAAGATGAAGTCGATGAACGCCGGTGACCAGCTGGCTGGTGGTGCATTGTGGATCTACGGCAAGACGCCGACGCCGGGCCAGAGCTTCGCCGTGCCAGGTGGCGAAGTGCCGGCCCTGGCCGGGCTGGGCGGCTATGCTTCCCAGGGCTACTACGTTCAGCGTAACCGCAGGTCGACCGTGTCGAACGCGTTCGCCGGCCAGGATGCCCAATACCTGGAAGACCGCTGGCAAGTCACGAAGGACATCGCCGTCACCGTCGGCGTGCGCCGCGAAGGCTTCTTCAACGCCAACCAGGATGGTACGAAGTACATCGAGATGAAGAACCAGATCGCTCCGCGCGCTTCGGCCGTGTGGGACGTGAAGGGTGATGCATCGTTCAAGGTCTTCGGCAGTGTCGGCCGCTATACCGTGCAGATGCCGACCATGATCGCGCTGCGTGGCGCCAACGGTTCGCTGGGCGTCGACGAGTACTTCACGTACACCGGCACGGATGCCAACGGCGCCCCGACCGGCCTGACCCCGGTCACCGGCGTGCTGTCGGCCAACAGCGAATTCGGCCAGGCCAAGGATCCGAACACCGTTGCCGCACTGGACATGAAGCCTTCGTTCCAGGACGAGCTGACGCTGGGCCTGGAGAAATCGCTCACGCCAGACTTCAACTTCGGCGCCAAGGTCACCTACCGCAAGCTGCAGTCGACTATCGACGATACCTGCGATGGCCGTCCGTTCGAAGCCTATGCCGCCGCCAACAATATCGCCGTGTCCGGCGACTGGCACTTCGCTTGCGCATCGTTCAACCCGGGCGAAGCCAACGACTTCCTGGTCGACTACGGCTTGAACGGCAACTACACGAAGGTGCACCTGTCCAAGGAAGACCTGGGCTTCGACAAGGCGAAACGTACCTACACGGCGCTGGACTTCTTCCTGGAACACCCGTACCGCAACGGCTGGTATGCCAAGGTGAACTACACGCTGTCCCGCAGCAAGGGTAATACCGAAGGCCAGACGCTGTCCGACACATCGACCGGCCAGGGCGACGTGGCGGCCACGCAGACGTGGGACTACCCGGAGCTGATGGATTACGCGTACGGCCTGCTGCCGAACGACCGCAAGCATCAGGTGAAAGCGATCGGCTTCTACGACGTCACGCCGCAAATCACCGTTGGCGGCGCCGCCGTCCTGGCTTCGGGTCGTCCGCGTTCGTGCTCGGGTACCAACCCGACCACCGTGGGGACGGACTACAATTACCAGTCCGCTTCGCACTACTGCTTCGGCGCGACCGGCAGCCAGAACACGCCGTCGCCGCGCGGGACCGTGGGCCGCCTGCCGTGGGAAAAAACGCTGGACCTGAACGTGGTGTACAGGCCGACGTTCATCAAGGGCCTGGCGCTGAAGGTCGACGTATTCAACGTGCTGAACGACCAGAACGTGCAGAAGGTGTACGAACGCTACAATACCAACCAGGCTCGTTACGCACTGTACGAAGCACAGATCTACCGTTCGGCTCCCCGTTCGGCACGTTTCTCCGCCGAGTACAACGTACGTTTCAACTGA